One Salarias fasciatus chromosome 22, fSalaFa1.1, whole genome shotgun sequence DNA segment encodes these proteins:
- the LOC115380946 gene encoding inactive phospholipase C-like protein 2, producing the protein MAEFGPNKNAVGPPVAGWKPASGGAGMSLEAHREEPVSNGNCGAPDTVRRVQTESGSESPTWESTGPAIPRRSSLIKDGSRAGRDRKKTVSFSSSLSEKKISSAADCIHSMVEGSELKKIRPNSRVYQRYYLLDAGLQALCWEPSKKESDKARISLDSIREVRTGRNTETFRTSGVYEQISEDCAFSIIYGEIYESLDLVANSAEVANIWVTGLRYLMQYGKHALDMLASSQDSLRLGWLEHLFSSAVDLDEQEDVEEGIRLQSAVKLIQRVNPGVNSGKLEHRFKELQRVRDRMCGLSLDNGSAFKDHSENKKITGRNERVTKQEFIEVFHDFCTRPEIYFLLVQFSSNKEFLNTKDLMRFIEAEQGMAQVSEDTSMKLILSHEPSEEGRQQGFLSLDGFTSYLTSAECHLFDREHDIVCQDMCQPLSHYYINSSHNTYLIEDQFRGPSDISGYIRALKMGCRFVEVDVWDGPDDEPVVCTGHSLSPPLILRCVLEAIGRFAFVASEYPLILSIENHCSLPQQKVLLHHLVRIFGEKLYTNFPEEAALYLPSPNALRHRILLKGKKLGPGLCGEDGEVSEEDEGAEMCQRMKAASSGGMTPGGSDKDLGSKTVSLTAQPNPAPLPPKRLQLLKELSDLVSLCRSVHFIDFPTSSKSQKPWELCSFHESLAVRLASESPGDFVNHNKHFLTRVYPSPMRIDSSNMNPQDLWKCGCQIVSMNFQTAGLMMDLNTAWFRQNGNCGYVLRPAIMRQEVSYFSADTRDTVPGVSPQLLHVKVISGQNLPKPRGSGAKGDVVDPYVYVEIHGIPADCAERRTRTVMQNGDNPVFDESFEFQINLPELAMVRFVVLDDDFIGDEFIGQYTIPLECVQPGYRHVPLQSLTGEDLPHAKLFVHVALTNRRGGGKPHKRGLSVRKARKGRDYTALRDLGVRVVDEVFKSAAPLLREATDLRGNMQNSVAVFRELCGVSAVANLMQCVLALGSRVSGPEGTPLLLFDLRDHYPILEPQGPLPDVLRRVVSTYEMMVQASRAVMELSTGIYDRILHIQTTAMEFHEKLQSLATKEGLKGCKISRALESFSWNITILKGQADLLKHAKAEVQENMKQVHDAALTGNLTKEGAGLRRVRSQTRRGPEDQAPANARGPSA; encoded by the exons ATGGCTGAATTTGGACCCAACAAGAACGCCGTCGGTCCACCGGTTGCTGGCTGGAAACCCGCGTCGGGAGGAGCCGGGATGAGCCTGGAGGCGCACCGAGAGGAGCCCGTGTCCAACGGCAACTGTGGCGCGCCAGACACCGTCAGGAGGGTCCAGACCGAGTCCGGCAGCGAGTCCCCGACGTGGGAGAGCACGGGTCCAGCGATTCCCCGCCGCAGCAGTCTGATTAAG GATGGATCACGTGCTGGTCGGGACAGGAAGAAGACGgtgtccttcagcagcagcctgtccGAGAAGAAGATCAGCAGTGCTGCTGACTGCATCCACTCAATG GTTGAAGGGAGCGAGCTGAAAAAAATCCGACCCAACTCACGCGTTTACCAGCGTTACTACCTTCTGGATGCAGGCCTTCAGGCTCTGTGCTGGGAGCCGTCCAAGAAGGAGTCAGATAAAGCTCGAATTTCTCTCGACTCGATACGTGAG GTCCGGACGGGTCGTAACACAGAAACCTTCCGCACCAGTGGAGTTTATGAACAGATTTCAGAAGATTGTGCATTTTCCATCATCTATGGAGAGATCTATGAAAGCTTAGACCTGGTGGCGAACTCTGCTGAAGTGGCTAACATTTGGGTAACTGGCCTGAG GTACCTGATGCAGTATGGGAAACATGCACTGGACATGCTAGCCAGCAGTCAGGACAGCCTCCGTCTTGGCTGGCTGGAACATTTGTTCTCTTCTGCCGTTGATTTGGACGAACAGGAAGACGTCGAGGAAGGGATTCGCCTGCAGTCAGCTGTAAAGTTGATTCAACGTGTGAACCCCGGAGTAAACAGTGGCAAGCTGGAGCACAGGTTTAAAGAACTTCAAAGAGTGCGGGACAGGATGTGTGGCCTCAGCCTAGATAACGGATCTGCATTCAAAGACCACagcgaaaacaaaaaaataacaggaaGAAATGAACGAGTCACCAAGCAGGAGTTCATCGAGGTCTTCCATGACTTTTGCACACGTCCAGAGATCTACTTCCTGCTAGTGCAGTTCTCGAGCAACAAGGAGTTCTTGAACACCAAAGACCTGATGAGGTTCATCGAGGCTGAGCAGGGCATGGCCCAA GTGAGTGAAGACACCAGCATGAAACTTATTCTGTCCCATGAGCCATCGGAGGAAGGGCGCCAGCAGGGATTCCTGTCATTGGATGGCTTCACCAGCTACCTCACCTCTGCAGAGTGCCACCTCTTCGACCGAGAGCACGACATCGTGTGCCAGGACATGTGCCAGCCTTTGTCCCACTACTACATCAACTCCTCCCACAACACCTACCTCATTGAAGACCAGTTCCGAGGTCCCTCCGACATCTCCGGTTATATCCGCGCCCTGAAGATGGGCTGTCGATTTGTGGAGGTGGATGTGTGGGACGGCCCCGACGACGAACCGGTGGTGTGCACTGGacactccctctctccaccaCTGATTCTGCGATGTGTTTTAGAAGCGATCGGACGGTTTGCATTCGTGGCATCGGAGTATCCGTTAATTCTGAGTATTGAAAACCACTGTTCGCTGCCACAGCAGAAAGTcttgttacatcatcttgtgaGGATATTCGGGGAGAAGCTGTACACAAACTTCCCGGAAGAGGCGGCCTTGTACCTCCCGTCGCCAAATGCCCTAAGGCATCGAATCCTACTGAAGGGTAAAAAACTGGGGCCTGGTTTGTGTGGTGAGGACGGAGAGGTaagtgaggaggatgaaggggcGGAGATGTGTCAGAGAATGAAAGCCGCCAGTAGTGGAGGGATGACTCCTGGAGGGAGTGACAAGGACCTAGGGTCCAAAACTGTGTCCTTAACCGCTCAGCCTaatcctgctcctcttcctcccaaaCGTCTCCAACTGTTAAAGGAACTCTCCGACTTAGTGAGTCTTTGCCGCTCTGTCCACTTCATCGACTTTCCAACATCATCTAAAAGCCAAAAGCCTTGGGAACTGTGTTCCTTTCACGAGTCGTTGGCTGTGCGTCTCGCCAGCGAGAGCCCCGGCGACTTTGTCAACCACAACAAGCATTTCCTAACACGAGTGTATCCCAGTCCCATGCGTATTGACTCGAGCAACATGAACCCCCAGGACCTGTGGAAGTGTGGTTGCCAGATTGTGTCAATGAATTTCCAGACTGCGGGACTGATGATGGACCTGAACACGGCCTGGTTTAGGCAGAATGGGAACTGCGGATACGTTCTGCGGCCTGCTATCATGCGGCAGGAGGTGTCGTATTTCAGCGCGGACACCAGGGACACGGTGCCTGGTGTGtctccacagctgctccatgTGAAG GTGATTAGCGGTCAGAACTTGCCGAAGCCACGCGGCTCCGGGGCCAAAGGGGATGTGGTGGACCCATACGTGTATGTGGAAATCCACGGCATCCCAGCAGACTGTGCTGAGCGCCGAACCAGGACTGTAATGCAGAACGGCGACAACCCCGTCTTCGATGAGAGCTTTGAGTTCCAGATCAACCTGCCTGAGCTCGCCATGGTCCGCTTTGTGGTGCTGGACGACGACTTCATTGGAGATGAATTCATTG GTCAGTACACGATACCACTGGAGTGTGTCCAGCCGGGCTACCGACACGTTCCCCTGCAGTCGCTCACAGGAGAGGACCTTCCACATGCCAAGCTCTTCGTCCACGTGGCCCTCACCAACCGTAGAGGAGGGGGGAAGCCCCACAAGAGGGGCCTCTCAGTGCGGAAGGCTCGGAAGGGAAGGGACTACACAGCTCTGAGGGATTTAGGAGTGCGGGTTGTGGATGAGGTTTTCAagtcagctgctcctctgctgagAGAAGCCACTGACCTGAGGGGAAACATGCAG AACTCAGTGGCAGTGTTCAGGGAGCTGTGTGGGGTGTCGGCGGTGGCGAACCTCATGCAGTGCGTGCTGGCTCTCGgctccagagtgtcaggaccAGAGGGGACGCCTTTGCTTCTGTTTGACCTTCGGGACCACTACCCCATCCTGGAGCCTCAGGGGCCCCTGCCTGACGTCCTCCGCCGAGTCGTCTCGACCTATGAAAtg ATGGTCCAGGCGAGCagagctgtgatggagctctccACTGGAATCTACGACAGGATCCTGCACATACAGACAACGG cCATGGAGTTCCACGAAAAGCTGCAAAGCCTGGCGACGAAGGAGGGGCTGAAGGGCTGTAAGATCAGTCGAGCGCTGGAGAGTTTCAGCTGGAACATCACCATCCTGAAG GGCCAGGCGGACCTGCTGAAACACGCCAAGGCcgaagtccaggagaatatgaagCAGGTGCACGACGCCGCCCTGACGGGAAACCTCACCAAGGAGGGCGCGGGACTGAGGAGGGTCCGCTCGCAGACGAGACGAGGCCCGGAGGACCAAGCGCCCGCCAACGCCCGAGGACCCTCGGCGTAG